Proteins from one Streptomyces sp. NBC_00289 genomic window:
- a CDS encoding helix-turn-helix domain-containing protein, translating into MSTVEEFFAQHDDWPWNPPRPGRATFHYLIAVTEGELRHDVDYATRTVAPGQWLWVRPGHAQCWHPPGAARGPFILFEPDVLRPDLARLLAPLTAHEAPAVLSPHPDDTAWLQQTALQLLDEHRALGRRPLDIHHALRRSLLESLLLRLANSPGIVPVGTATAGIGRADRYGGFLDALELRFRELHQAADYAELLGCSVRTLSRAARDATGKGVRELIDERRLLEARRLLGGARWDARTVAVHLGFSDPANFGRFFRDRTGLTPAAYAARDTTPDP; encoded by the coding sequence GTGAGTACCGTCGAGGAGTTCTTCGCCCAGCACGACGACTGGCCGTGGAACCCGCCCCGTCCGGGCCGTGCCACCTTCCACTACCTCATCGCGGTCACCGAGGGCGAGTTGCGGCATGACGTCGACTACGCCACGCGGACCGTCGCCCCCGGCCAATGGCTGTGGGTGCGTCCCGGGCATGCGCAGTGCTGGCATCCGCCCGGCGCGGCCCGCGGCCCGTTCATCCTGTTCGAACCCGACGTGCTGCGGCCCGACCTCGCCCGTCTCCTGGCCCCGCTCACCGCGCACGAGGCCCCCGCCGTGCTGAGCCCGCACCCCGACGACACCGCCTGGCTCCAGCAGACGGCACTCCAGCTCCTGGACGAACACCGCGCACTCGGGCGCCGCCCCCTCGACATCCACCATGCCCTGCGGCGCAGCCTGCTCGAATCGCTGCTGCTGCGCCTGGCCAACTCCCCGGGCATCGTCCCTGTCGGCACGGCCACGGCCGGCATAGGCCGCGCCGACAGGTATGGCGGCTTCCTGGACGCCTTGGAGCTGCGTTTCCGTGAGCTTCACCAAGCCGCGGACTACGCCGAGTTGCTCGGCTGCTCGGTCCGCACCCTCAGCCGCGCCGCCCGGGACGCCACCGGTAAGGGGGTGCGCGAGCTCATCGACGAGCGGCGCCTCCTGGAAGCCCGGCGCCTGCTGGGAGGTGCCCGGTGGGACGCCCGGACGGTGGCCGTCCACCTCGGCTTCAGCGATCCCGCGAACTTCGGCCGCTTCTTCCGCGACCGCACCGGCCTCACCCCGGCCGCCTACGCGGCCCGCGACACCACGCCCGATCCGTGA
- a CDS encoding MmcQ/YjbR family DNA-binding protein, producing MNGSTLQKTAADCAEELPGAQLEHPFGPDWEVFKVRGKVFMLMTEVPGRPVVILKADPGEAHALRQQYSHITPGYHMNKKHWITLESGEGVDKKLVEELVTDSYRLVVAHLPRAERPVDPHSYGTGARAAR from the coding sequence ATGAACGGATCGACCCTGCAGAAGACCGCCGCCGACTGTGCGGAGGAACTTCCCGGAGCCCAGCTGGAGCACCCCTTCGGTCCCGACTGGGAGGTCTTCAAGGTGCGCGGCAAGGTGTTCATGCTGATGACCGAGGTTCCCGGGCGTCCTGTCGTGATCCTCAAGGCGGACCCCGGCGAGGCCCACGCTCTGCGGCAGCAGTACAGCCACATCACCCCCGGCTACCACATGAACAAGAAGCACTGGATCACCCTGGAGAGCGGGGAAGGCGTCGACAAGAAGCTGGTCGAGGAACTCGTCACCGACTCCTACCGGCTCGTCGTCGCTCACCTGCCCAGGGCTGAGCGGCCCGTCGACCCGCACAGCTACGGCACCGGCGCACGGGCGGCCCGGTGA
- a CDS encoding MmcQ/YjbR family DNA-binding protein, translating into MNAAGDRLQDTARQAALALPDVSHGYPFTPGLDVYKVAGKVFLIVTDDPDEQIITVKCEPEHARAQVHGYASITPGRYLDKRHWISLGPGPGITERMVTDVVEDSYELVAERLPRRDRPSAR; encoded by the coding sequence GTGAACGCGGCCGGTGACCGGCTCCAGGACACCGCCCGCCAGGCGGCCCTGGCCCTCCCCGACGTCAGCCACGGCTATCCCTTCACGCCGGGACTCGACGTGTACAAGGTCGCGGGCAAGGTGTTCCTGATCGTCACCGACGACCCGGACGAACAGATCATCACGGTCAAGTGCGAACCCGAACACGCCCGCGCTCAAGTACACGGCTACGCCTCGATCACACCGGGCCGCTATCTCGACAAACGCCACTGGATCTCGCTGGGGCCGGGACCCGGCATCACCGAGCGGATGGTCACCGACGTGGTCGAGGACTCCTACGAGCTGGTCGCCGAGCGGCTACCGCGACGCGACCGCCCCAGTGCCCGATGA
- a CDS encoding ANTAR domain-containing protein — MTTSREQQTVPDTTRDPLLTGLRQENAQLRQAVDSHAMVDQAIGVLIAVHRLPPAAGFEVLREVSQHTNVKLHTVAETVIDWALGQPMPDPVGQELNAAVRRRTPDPEATEATEQVE, encoded by the coding sequence ATGACGACTTCCCGCGAGCAGCAGACCGTGCCTGACACGACACGCGACCCTCTCCTGACCGGCCTTCGGCAGGAGAATGCTCAGCTGCGGCAGGCGGTCGACTCCCACGCGATGGTCGACCAGGCGATCGGTGTCCTCATCGCGGTCCATCGGCTCCCGCCGGCGGCCGGGTTCGAGGTCTTGCGGGAGGTTTCTCAGCACACGAACGTCAAACTCCACACGGTCGCCGAGACGGTGATCGACTGGGCATTGGGCCAGCCGATGCCGGACCCGGTGGGCCAGGAGCTGAACGCGGCGGTGCGGCGGCGTACTCCTGACCCTGAAGCCACCGAGGCCACGGAGCAGGTCGAGTAG
- a CDS encoding STAS domain-containing protein: protein MTDIPGEDRPGRFSVRSAVVDGVLVVSVHGEIDHAVMDVLSRALLSQDGPPPPRIVADLSGVTFMDSSGINVFVTAHRRVSAAQGWVRIAGAQDSVVRLLHMVGIDEVIDCHPTVEQALKA from the coding sequence GTGACCGACATCCCAGGGGAAGACCGGCCGGGCCGGTTTTCCGTCCGGTCCGCGGTGGTCGACGGCGTCCTGGTCGTGAGCGTGCACGGCGAGATCGACCACGCCGTCATGGACGTCCTCAGCCGGGCGCTGCTGTCCCAGGACGGCCCGCCGCCGCCCCGGATCGTGGCGGATCTCAGCGGTGTGACCTTCATGGACTCCAGCGGGATCAACGTCTTCGTCACCGCCCACCGGCGCGTGAGCGCGGCCCAGGGGTGGGTGCGCATCGCCGGCGCCCAGGACTCCGTCGTGCGGCTGCTGCACATGGTCGGCATCGACGAGGTCATCGACTGCCACCCCACCGTCGAGCAGGCCCTCAAAGCCTGA
- a CDS encoding ATP-binding protein: protein MGSRAEGEGCAEPDAYLMRAGYALEGDGGCIADARRHAVAFLDQVHTDHHLHIPARTRDLTQLVVSELVTNARKYAPGPVLMELRITARAVDVVVWDSDPTVPVPRAADPGRIGQHGLEIVKAAAKDLFIEQEPVGKRVTARLALSDPASSDTAARPLA, encoded by the coding sequence GTGGGATCTCGTGCCGAGGGTGAGGGCTGTGCCGAACCGGATGCGTACCTGATGCGCGCCGGCTACGCCCTGGAGGGAGACGGCGGCTGCATCGCCGATGCCCGCCGCCACGCCGTCGCCTTCCTCGACCAGGTCCACACCGATCATCACCTGCACATCCCCGCCCGCACCCGGGACCTCACGCAGTTGGTGGTCAGCGAGCTGGTCACCAACGCCCGCAAGTACGCCCCCGGCCCGGTCCTGATGGAACTGCGTATCACGGCCCGGGCCGTGGACGTGGTCGTATGGGACTCCGATCCCACCGTCCCCGTGCCCCGGGCCGCTGATCCCGGCAGGATCGGCCAACACGGCCTGGAGATCGTCAAGGCCGCCGCCAAGGACCTGTTCATCGAGCAGGAGCCGGTCGGCAAACGCGTCACGGCCCGCCTTGCTCTGTCCGACCCGGCCAGTAGCGACACCGCGGCCCGCCCCCTGGCGTAG
- a CDS encoding ZIP family metal transporter yields the protein MADMVEAGLWGLAAGSALLLGAALGYGLRVPQKVIATVMAFGAGVLISAVSFELVGEAYEEAGLAPAAVGTLIGAVAYTGGNVWLARRGARHRKRSGHAQAQAQPSEAEQGGSGTALALGALLDGVPESAVIGVSLLDGGAVSLVTVAAVFISNVPEGLSSSAGMKQAGRTGGYVFGVWAAIAAASTVSAVLGYTVVGSFSPAVIAVVTAVAAGAILAMVADTMIPEAFDDAHLAIGLITVSGFLVSFALSHT from the coding sequence ATGGCTGACATGGTTGAGGCTGGACTGTGGGGATTGGCGGCTGGCTCGGCGCTGCTGCTGGGTGCTGCGCTGGGGTACGGGCTACGCGTGCCGCAGAAGGTGATCGCGACGGTGATGGCTTTCGGGGCCGGGGTGCTGATCTCGGCGGTGTCCTTCGAACTGGTCGGCGAGGCTTACGAGGAGGCGGGGCTGGCTCCCGCAGCCGTCGGCACCCTCATCGGCGCCGTCGCCTACACCGGGGGAAACGTGTGGCTGGCCCGCCGGGGTGCCCGCCACCGCAAGCGCTCCGGTCATGCGCAGGCGCAAGCGCAGCCCTCGGAGGCCGAGCAGGGCGGGTCCGGGACGGCGCTCGCGCTCGGCGCCCTGCTCGACGGGGTGCCGGAGTCCGCGGTGATCGGTGTCAGTCTGCTCGACGGGGGTGCGGTCAGTCTGGTGACGGTGGCTGCGGTGTTCATCAGCAACGTTCCCGAGGGGCTGTCCAGTTCGGCGGGGATGAAGCAGGCCGGCCGCACCGGCGGGTACGTGTTCGGCGTGTGGGCGGCCATCGCAGCGGCCAGTACGGTGTCGGCGGTCCTCGGCTACACGGTGGTCGGTTCCTTCTCCCCCGCCGTGATCGCCGTGGTGACCGCGGTGGCGGCCGGGGCGATCCTCGCCATGGTCGCCGACACGATGATCCCCGAAGCGTTCGACGACGCCCACCTGGCCATCGGGCTGATCACGGTCAGCGGCTTCCTCGTCTCCTTCGCCCTCTCCCACACCTGA
- a CDS encoding GNAT family N-acetyltransferase, with amino-acid sequence MDPVTLETDRLVLRAFTPADVDAVYEACQDEDIQFYTPVPVPYRRADAEKLVGEKLPAQWAEDRDYTLGAFRKDTGALVGSYCLTLVSRGVWELGYWAVKEQRGRGYSVEAARALCDWGWATLDVHRIEWWAMAGNTGSRAVAEKLGFTVEGTLRHRGIANDGKPHDWWVGGLLRP; translated from the coding sequence ATGGATCCAGTGACGCTTGAGACCGACCGTCTCGTGCTGCGGGCCTTCACACCTGCCGACGTGGATGCGGTGTACGAAGCCTGCCAGGACGAGGACATCCAGTTCTACACCCCGGTGCCGGTGCCGTACCGGCGTGCGGACGCGGAGAAGCTCGTCGGCGAGAAGCTGCCCGCCCAGTGGGCCGAGGACAGGGACTACACCCTCGGCGCGTTCCGCAAGGACACCGGCGCCCTGGTTGGCTCGTATTGTCTGACCCTCGTCAGCCGCGGCGTCTGGGAGCTCGGTTACTGGGCGGTCAAGGAACAGCGCGGACGCGGGTACTCGGTGGAGGCCGCTCGGGCCCTGTGTGACTGGGGCTGGGCCACCCTCGACGTGCACCGCATCGAGTGGTGGGCCATGGCCGGGAACACCGGCTCGCGTGCCGTCGCCGAGAAACTCGGCTTCACCGTCGAAGGGACACTGCGCCATCGCGGCATCGCCAACGATGGCAAGCCGCACGACTGGTGGGTGGGCGGACTGCTGAGGCCCTGA
- a CDS encoding RNA polymerase sigma factor, whose amino-acid sequence MTTDMRTRVRTGDPDAFAELFDAYARAVYNHAFRLTADWSAAEDVMSATFMEAWRRRASVEAEGGSLRPWLLGIATNVARSQYRSNRRYRNAAEAAAAAGAAEEQVEDHAEETAGRLDDRRRIAATLTALSLLKRPEREVLTLCLWEGMEYAEAARALGIPVGTVRSRLSRARGKLRKLTDTELLRGKSAELLREERELTIPNRQITGDRRNVIRSAQEGNR is encoded by the coding sequence GTGACCACAGATATGCGAACCAGGGTACGAACTGGGGATCCGGACGCCTTTGCGGAACTCTTCGACGCATACGCCCGGGCGGTGTACAACCACGCTTTCCGGCTGACCGCCGACTGGTCCGCCGCCGAGGATGTCATGTCGGCGACGTTCATGGAGGCGTGGCGTCGCCGTGCGTCGGTCGAGGCCGAAGGGGGTTCGTTGCGGCCGTGGTTGCTGGGCATCGCCACCAACGTCGCCCGCTCCCAGTACCGCAGCAACCGGCGCTACCGGAACGCGGCCGAGGCGGCGGCCGCCGCGGGCGCCGCCGAGGAGCAGGTCGAGGACCACGCCGAGGAGACCGCCGGACGGCTTGACGACCGGCGTCGGATCGCCGCCACGCTCACCGCGCTCAGCCTGCTCAAACGCCCCGAACGTGAGGTCCTGACGCTGTGTCTGTGGGAGGGCATGGAGTACGCCGAGGCCGCCCGCGCCCTGGGCATCCCCGTCGGCACCGTCCGTTCCCGGCTGTCCCGCGCCCGCGGCAAGCTCCGCAAGCTCACCGACACGGAATTGCTGAGAGGGAAGAGCGCGGAACTGCTCAGAGAAGAACGGGAACTCACCATCCCGAACCGGCAGATAACAGGTGATCGCAGAAACGTGATCCGGTCCGCACAGGAAGGAAACCGATGA
- a CDS encoding CU044_5270 family protein, with translation MNASPSQPHPAEWTETQDLLPSVARDLPAGRHQFHKEQMMAQIHEDLRTTGTDARPAVAARRPNPFLRRAILLPAAAFALAGAVVAGVALSGGNGGDGKSALATGPALTTQVGAADAKGAPQLLDRISLAAADVSGPAPHAGQFVYIASKVASTHPKTVDDKTTVVSQELHSRQVWNSLDGKDGWLIEAGETSDKGMTLASKVPSSSAYDALVKLPTDPAALFQRIYRDSDAVRDPEVPRDQAAFVAIGDLLTESYPPAELAAALYKAAAKIPGVVAVDDAVDAVGRHGVAIARQNDDDGERTEWIFDKQTLEFLGERNVVVKKVADSPFKVGTVTFTSAITQRAVVDASKQVPGQAG, from the coding sequence ATGAACGCCAGCCCCTCCCAGCCGCATCCGGCTGAGTGGACGGAGACCCAGGACCTCCTGCCCTCCGTAGCGCGGGATCTGCCGGCGGGCCGCCACCAGTTCCACAAGGAGCAGATGATGGCCCAGATCCACGAGGACCTCCGCACTACCGGCACCGACGCCCGTCCGGCCGTCGCTGCGCGGCGCCCCAACCCGTTCCTGCGCCGCGCGATCCTGCTGCCCGCCGCGGCCTTCGCCCTGGCCGGGGCGGTCGTGGCCGGCGTCGCCCTGTCCGGCGGCAACGGGGGCGACGGCAAGTCCGCCCTGGCCACCGGCCCCGCGCTGACCACCCAGGTCGGCGCCGCCGATGCCAAGGGCGCTCCCCAGTTGCTCGACCGCATCTCCCTGGCCGCCGCCGATGTCTCCGGGCCCGCGCCGCACGCCGGTCAGTTCGTCTACATCGCCTCCAAAGTGGCCAGCACCCACCCCAAGACCGTCGACGACAAGACCACCGTGGTCAGCCAGGAGCTGCACTCCCGTCAGGTCTGGAACTCCCTGGACGGCAAGGACGGCTGGCTGATCGAAGCGGGCGAGACGAGCGACAAGGGCATGACCCTGGCCAGCAAGGTCCCCTCCAGCTCGGCCTACGACGCCCTGGTCAAGCTGCCCACCGACCCCGCCGCGCTGTTCCAGCGGATCTACCGGGACTCGGACGCCGTCCGGGACCCCGAAGTGCCTCGCGACCAGGCGGCCTTCGTCGCCATCGGCGATCTGCTGACCGAGAGCTACCCGCCGGCCGAGCTCGCCGCCGCCCTCTACAAGGCCGCGGCCAAGATCCCCGGGGTGGTGGCGGTGGACGACGCGGTCGACGCCGTGGGCCGTCACGGGGTGGCGATCGCGCGGCAGAACGACGACGACGGCGAGCGCACCGAGTGGATCTTCGACAAGCAGACCCTGGAGTTCCTCGGCGAGCGCAACGTGGTGGTCAAGAAGGTGGCGGACAGTCCGTTCAAGGTCGGCACCGTCACGTTCACCAGTGCGATCACGCAGCGCGCGGTCGTCGACGCCAGCAAGCAGGTCCCGGGGCAGGCCGGCTGA